From Daucus carota subsp. sativus chromosome 6, DH1 v3.0, whole genome shotgun sequence, the proteins below share one genomic window:
- the LOC135147291 gene encoding uncharacterized protein LOC135147291, which translates to MDDVDNFAAWLNIVMDQYDNSGLAKLVMLLWSVWKARNMVVWHETYLHVDEVIRTAQFTLDHWMEAQLKYFTPSIAFKHAKDGSERWTKPDMNTIKINVDSALFDDENCFGFGCVARDHSGRLLGAKAASKIGKTSADLAEVIAVKEALSWVKTKQWSKVVVVESDCMKVVQALRSSV; encoded by the coding sequence ATGGATGACGTTGACAATTTTGCTGCTTGGCTGAATATTGTAATGGATCAATATGACAATTCAGGACTAGCTAAGTTGGTGATGCTGCTGTGGTCCGTTTGGAAAGCTCGGAATATGGTGGTCTGGCATGAAACATACCTTCATGTCGATGAGGTAATTAGAACTGCTCAGTTTACTCTTGATCATTGGATGGAAGCTCAGCTGAAATATTTTACTCCGTCAATCGCGTTTAAGCATGCGAAGGATGGTAGTGAGCGTTGGACGAAACCAGATATGAATACAATCAAGATAAATGTTGACTCAGCCCTTTTCGATGATGAAAACTGTTTTGGTTTTGGGTGTGTTGCTCGTGATCATTCAGGAAGATTGTTGGGAGCTAAGGCGGCAAGCAAAATCGGAAAAACATCCGCGGATCTAGCAGAGGTGATAGCTGTTAAGGAAGCTTTGAGCTGGGTCAAAACAAAGCAGTGGAgcaaggtggtggtggtggagtcTGATTGTATGAAAGTGGTGCAAGCTTTACGTAGTTCAGTGTAG
- the LOC108227742 gene encoding protein SUPPRESSOR OF GENE SILENCING 3 — protein MSSRRGGGSGPKIHAAGAAETAKGKNVSQVSDRWADQVSDRMSDISLDSEQDGGWEEVARKHRNKPVGNVGSQYPGAKVSGNPWTGSKGNSNAWTGTKQPANAWAGKGSVNAFAAPAGGKGGWNQSTSIEYGNSFDQPVVIPPPLENGWQWRNNTSQVGKVGNVSALNPVDATYDKEEESYDENDGDEDDFNTEDIYDSDEYDSDESQKSHETLKKTSLLKGFFKTLDEMKVEEITEPDRQWHCPACAGGPGAIDWYRGLQPLMTHAKTKGKRRAKAHRVLAQLLDEELRRRGTSVIPAGEAFGKWKGLNENVVRDREIVWPPMVMIMNTQLDRDDNGKWLGMGNAELLDCFNAYEAVRSRHSYGPQGHRGISVLIFEASAVGFLEAERLSKHFEDEGTNREAWARRQQKFLPGGQRLLYGYMAEKGDIDYFNQHSQGKSKLKFELRSYEEMVVNPMKQMSEDNHLLNYYKTRVVKEKKQVKVLKDSFDAVADKLRKTQEENRIVRQRTKLHHEENKEQMDYQEEFFKEQIRLIHEARIEKEEKFEKIQQEKREEMKSYMENPSSAEDRQFRIKKGATLILSQQKEMDDFAEERDKLLKDLEDRKAELKRLRYEEDVKLEKEFDAELARLMEKYSRGQAPDIS, from the exons atgagttcaagaagAGGGGGTGGGTCTGGTCCAAAAATACATGCTGCTGGTGCCGCCGAAACAGCGAAAGGCAAAAATGTTTCCCAAGTTTCTGATCGTTGGGCCGATCAAGTATCTGATAGGATGTCAGATATAAGTCTCGATTCTGAACAAGATGGAGGCTGGGAGGAGGTAGCGAGGAAGCACAGAAATAAACCTGTTGGAAATGTGGGAAGTCAGTATCCAGGTGCAAAAGTATCAGGTAATCCCTGGACAGGGTCTAAGGGGAATTCTAATGCTTGGACTGGAACTAAGCAGCCCGCCAATGCTTGGGCAGGGAAGGGTTCTGTGAATGCCTTTGCAGCACCAGCAGGTGGCAAAGGAGGGTGGAATCAGTCAACCTCCATAGAGTATGGTAACAGTTTTGATCAACCGGTTGTTATTCCTCCTCCTCTTGAGAATGGATGGCAATGGCGTAATAACACTTCTCAGGTTGGAAAGGTGGGTAATGTATCTGCTTTAAACCCTGTCGATGCTACATATGACAAAGAGGAAGAGAGTTATGATGAAAATGATGGTGATGAAGATGACTTTAATACTGAAGATATATATGATTCAGATGAATATGACTCTGATGAAAGCCAAAAGAGCCACGAAACTCTCAAGAAGACCTCATTACTTAAGGGTTTCTTTAAAACCCTGGATGAGATGAAAGTAGAGGAAATTACTGAACCTGATAGGCAGTGGCACTGCCCAGCATGTGCTGGAGGGCCTGGTGCTATCGACTGGTATCGTGGACTGCAGCCCCTGATGACTCATGCTAAAACTAAAGGCAAAAGAAGGGCAAAAGCCCACAGGGTACTTGCTCAACTTTTGGATGAGGAGCTGCGCAGGAGGGGAACATCTGTTATCCCTGCTGGTGAAGCCTTTGGCAAATGGAAAGGTTTGAATGAAAATGTTGTCAGAGACAGGGAAATAGTTTGGCCTCCGATGGTGATGATCATGAACACACAATTGGACAGAGATGACAATGGAAAG TGGCTTGGCATGGGAAACGCAGAGCTCCTCGATTGCTTTAATGCTTATGAAGCTGTTAGGTCTCGGCATTCTTATGGCCCGCAAGGGCATCGAGGTATCAGTGTCCTTATCTTTGAGGCTTCGGCTGTTGGTTTTTTGGAGGCTGAGCGATTAAGCAAGCATTTTGAGGATGAGGGAACGAATCGTGAAGCTTGGGCTCGTCGTCAGCAGAAGTTTCTTCCCGGCGGACAGCGTTTGCTTTATGGTTACATGGCAGAGAAAGGAGATATCGACTATTTTAACCAGCATTCGCAGG GCAAATCCAAACTAAAGTTTGAATTGAGGTCCTACGAAGAGATGGTTGTCAATCCAATGAAGCAAATGAGTGAGGACAATCATCTCCTCAACTACTACAAGACCAGAGTTGTCAAGGAGAAGAAACAGGTAAAAGTACTCAAAGATTCGTTTGATGCTGTGGCTGACAAATTGCGCAAGACCCAAGAAGAGAATCGTATAGTGCGACAGCGTACAAAGTTGCATCATGAAGAAAATAAGGAGCAG atGGACTACCAAGAAGAATTTTTTAAAGAGCAAATCAGGCTTATCCATGAAGCCCGCATTGAGAAGGAGGAAAAATTCGAGAAGATACAGCAGGAGAAACGGGAGGAGATGAAAAGTTATATGGAGAATCCCTCTTCTGCAGAGGACCGCCAATTCAG GATCAAAAAGGGCGCTACATTGATTTTGTCTCAGCAGAAAGAGATGGATGATTTTGCTGAAGAAAGGGACAAACTTCTAAAAGATCTGGAAGATAGGAAGGCTGAGTTAAAGAGGCTGCGCTACGAGGAGGATGTTAAGCTAGAGAAGGAGTTTGATGCTGAGTTGGCTCGGCTGATGGAGAAGTACAGCCGAGGACAAGCACCTGATATCTCCTGA
- the LOC108224306 gene encoding protein SUPPRESSOR OF GENE SILENCING 3 encodes MSSRRGGGSGARLPAAGGTGKAKGKNVSQVSDSWADPVADWVSDISLDSEQDGGWREVARKPRKNSVGNVGSLYPGTKVSGNPWTGSKGTSNAWTGPKQPANAWAGKGSVNAFAAPAGNNKWPSAGRGVWNQSSSIVYENIYDQPAVIPPPLEDGWQWRNNTSQVANSGNVSASNPADATYDEEEERHDDNDGDEDDFNTEDIYDSEEYDSDESQKSHETLKKTSSLKGFFKTLDEMNIEEISEPGREWHCPACAGGPGAIDWYRGLQALTTHAKTKGKRRAKAHRLLAQLLGEELRLRGASVIPAGEAFGKWKGLNENVVRDRKIVWPPMVMVMNTQLDQDDNGKWLGMGNAELLEYFNAYEAVKSRHSYGPQGHRGISVLIFEAFAVGFLEAERLSKHFEEEGTNRETWARRQKLFLPGGQRLLYGYLAEKGDIDYFNQHSHGKTKLKFELRSYEEMVVNPMRQMNEDNHLLNYYKKRALEESKQAKVYHDSFSAVSDKLRKTQEENRIVRQMTKAHHEENREKMDYQEEFYKEQIKLIHEARVEEEEKFEKIQQEKRHQMKIYMEKPSLAEDRQFRIDKGASLILSQQKEMDNFAEERDKLLNNLELRKAELARLRFQEDISLEKEFNAQLTWLMEKYSRGKSPDMS; translated from the exons ATGAGTTCGAGAAGAGGGGGCGGATCTGGTGCAAGACTACCTGCTGCTGGTGGAACTGGTAAAGCGAAAGGCAAAAATGTTTCCCAAGTTTCTGATAGTTGGGCCGATCCAGTAGCTGATTGGGTGTCAGATATAAGTCTCGATTCTGAACAAGATGGAGGCTGGAGGGAGGTTGCGAGAAAGCCCCGAAAAAATTCTGTTGGAAATGTGGGGAGTCTGTATCCAGGGACAAAAGTATCAGGTAATCCCTGGACTGGGTCTAAGGGGACTTCAAATGCATGGACAGGACCTAAGCAGCCCGCCAATGCCTGGGCGGGGAAGGGTTCTGTGAATGCCTTTGCAGCACCAGCAGGTAACAATAAATGGCCTTCTGCTGGCAGAGGAGTTTGGAACCAGTCATCCTCAATAGTGTATGAGAACATCTATGATCAACCAGCTGTTATTCCTCCTCCTCTTGAGGATGGATGGCAATGGCGTAATAACACATCTCAGGTAGCAAATTCTGGTAATGTATCTGCTTCAAACCCTGCCGATGCTACGTATGACGAGGAGGAAGAGAGACATGATGATAACGACGGTGACGAAGATGATTTTAATACTGAAGATATATATGACTCGGAAGAATATGACTCGGATGAAAGCCAGAAGAGTCACGAAACTCTCAAGAAGACCTCATCGCTCAAGGGTTTTTTCAAAACCCTAGATGAGATGAATATAGAGGAAATTAGTGAACCTGGTAGGGAGTGGCACTGCCCAGCCTGTGCTGGTGGACCTGGTGCTATTGACTGGTATCGTGGACTGCAGGCCTTGACGACCCATGCTAAAACTAAAGGCAAAAGAAGGGCAAAAGCCCACAGGCTACTTGCCCAACTCTTGGGTGAGGAGCTGCGTTTGAGGGGAGCTTCCGTGATCCCTGCTGGTGAAGCGTTTGGCAAGTGGAAAGGTTTGAACGAAAACGTTGTAAGAGACAGGAAAATAGTTTGGCCTCCAATGGTGATGGTCATGAACACACAATTGGACCAAGATGACAACGGAAAG TGGCTTGGCATGGGAAATGCTGAGCTTCTCGAGTACTTCAATGCTTATGAAGCCGTGAAGTCCCGGCATTCTTATGGGCCGCAAGGGCATCGAGGTATCAGTGTCCTGATCTTTGAGGCCTTCGCTGTTGGTTTTTTGGAGGCTGAGCGATTAAGCAAGCATTTCGAGGAGGAAGGAACAAATCGTGAAACTTGGGCTCGTCGTCAGAAGTTGTTTCTTCCTGGCGGGCAGCGTTTGCTGTATGGTTATTTGGCAGAAAAAGGAGATATTGATTATTTTAACCAGCATTCGCACG GCAAAACCAAACTGAAATTTGAATTGAGGTCCTATGAAGAGATGGTTGTCAATCCAATGAGGCAGATGAATGAGGACAATCATCTCCTCAACTACTACAAGAAAAGAGCTCTCGAGGAGAGTAAACAGGCCAAAGTATATCATGATTCGTTTTCTGCTGTGTCTGACAAATTGCGCAAGACCCAGGAAGAGAATCGCATAGTGCGACAAATGACAAAAGCGCATCATGAGGAAAACAGGGAGAAG atggACTACCAAGAAGAATTTTATAAAGAGCAAATCAAGCTTATCCATGAAGCCCGCGTTGAGGAGGAGGAGAAATTCGAGAAGATACAGCAGGAGAAACGGCATCAGATGAAGATTTATATGGAGAAACCCTCTTTAGCAGAGGACCGCCAATTCAG GATCGACAAGGGAGCTTCATTGATTTTGTCTCAGCAGAAAGAGATGGACAACTTTGCTGAAGAAAGGGACAAGCTTCTTAATAATCTGGAACTGAGGAAGGCCGAGTTGGCGAGGCTCCGTTTCCAGGAGGATATAAGCCTAGAGAAGGAGTTTAATGCACAGTTAACTTGGTTGATGGAAAAATACTCCAGAGGGAAATCACCAGATATGTCCTGA
- the LOC108228171 gene encoding protein SUPPRESSOR OF GENE SILENCING 3, with protein sequence MSSRRGGGSGARLPAAGGTGKAKGKNVSQVSDSWADPVADWVSDISLDSEQDGGWKEVARKPRKNSVGNVGSVYPGTKVSGNPWTGSKGTSNAWTGPKQPANAWVGKGSVNAFAAPAGNNKWPSAGRGVWNQSSSIVYENIYDEPAVIPPPLENGWQWRNNTSQVANFGNVSASNPADATYDEEEERHDDNDGDEDDFNTEDIYDSEEYDSDESQKSHETLKKTSSLKGFFKTLDEMNIEETSEPGREWHCPACAGGPGAIDWYRGLQALTTHAKTKGKRRAKAHRLLAQLLDEELRLRGASVIPAGEAFGKWKGLNENVVRDRKIVWPPMVMIMNTQLDQDDNGKWLGMGNAELLEYFNAYEAVKSRHSYGPQGHRGISVLIFEGSAVGFLEAERLSKHFEEEGTNREAWARRQKLFLPGGQRLLYGYLAEKGDIDHFNQHAHGKTKLKFELRSYEEMVVNPMKQMNEDNHLLNYYKKRALEEIKQAKVYHDSFAAVSDKLRKTQEENRIVRQMTKVHHEENKEKMDYQEEFYKEQIKLIHEARIEEEEKFEKIQQEKRHQMKIYMEKPSSAEDRQFRINKGATLILSQQKEMDNFAEERDKLLNNLETRKAELKRQRFEEDVRLEKKFDADLSQLMERYTRGNAPDMS encoded by the exons ATGAGTTCGAGAAGAGGGGGCGGATCTGGTGCAAGACTACCTGCTGCTGGTGGAACTGGTAAAGCGAAAGGCAAAAATGTTTCCCAAGTTTCTGATAGTTGGGCCGATCCAGTAGCTGATTGGGTGTCAGATATAAGTCTCGATTCTGAACAAGATGGAGGCTGGAAGGAGGTTGCGAGAAAGCCCCGAAAAAATTCTGTTGGAAATGTGGGGAGTGTGTATCCAGGGACAAAAGTATCAGGTAATCCCTGGACAGGGTCTAAGGGGACTTCAAATGCATGGACAGGACCTAAGCAGCCCGCCAATGCCTGGGTGGGGAAGGGTTCTGTGAATGCCTTTGCAGCACCAGCAGGTAACAATAAATGGCCTTCTGCTGGCAGAGGAGTTTGGAACCAGTCATCCTCAATAGTGTATGAGAACATTTATGATGAACCAGCTGTTATTCCTCCTCCTCTTGAGAATGGATGGCAATGGCGTAATAACACATCTCAGGTAGCAAATTTTGGTAATGTATCTGCTTCAAACCCTGCCGATGCTACGTATGACGAGGAGGAAGAGAGACATGATGATAATGACGGTGACGAAGATGATTTTAATACTGAAGATATATATGACTCGGAAGAATATGACTCTGATGAAAGCCAGAAGAGTCACGAAACTCTCAAGAAAACCTCATCGCTCAAGGGTTTTTTCAAAACCCTAGATGAGATGAATATAGAGGAAACTAGTGAACCTGGTAGGGAGTGGCACTGCCCAGCCTGTGCTGGTGGACCTGGTGCTATTGACTGGTATCGTGGACTGCAGGCCTTGACGACCCATGCTAAAACTAAAGGCAAAAGAAGGGCAAAGGCCCACAGGCTACTTGCCCAACTCTTGGATGAGGAGCTGCGTTTGAGGGGAGCTTCCGTGATCCCTGCTGGCGAAGCGTTTGGCAAGTGGAAAGGTTTGAACGAAAACGTTGTAAGAGACAGGAAAATAGTTTGGCCTCCAATGGTGATGATCATGAACACACAATTGGACCAAGATGACAATGGAAAG TGGCTTGGCATGGGAAACGCTGAGCTTCTTGAGTACTTCAATGCTTATGAAGCCGTGAAGTCCCGGCATTCTTATGGCCCGCAAGGGCATCGAGGTATCAGTGTCCTGATCTTTGAGGGCTCCGCTGTTGGTTTTTTGGAGGCTGAGCGATTAAGCAAGCATTTCGAGGAGGAAGGAACGAATCGTGAAGCTTGGGCTCGTCGTCAGAAGTTGTTTCTTCCTGGCGGGCAGCGTTTGCTGTATGGTTATTTGGCAGAGAAAGGAGATATTGATCATTTTAACCAGCATGCGCACg GCAAAACCAAACTGAAATTTGAATTGAGGTCCTACGAAGAGATGGTTGTCAATCCGATGAAGCAGATGAATGAGGACAATCATCTCCTCAACTACTACAAGAAAAGAGCTCTCGAGGAGATTAAACAGGCCAAAGTATATCATGATTCGTTTGCTGCTGTGTCTGACAAATTGCGCAAGACCCAGGAAGAGAATCGCATAGTGCGACAAATGACAAAAGTGCATCATGAGGAAAACAAGGAGAAG ATGGACTACCAAGAAGAATTTTATAAAGAGCAAATCAAGCTTATCCACGAAGCCCGCATTGAGGAGGAGGAGAAATTCGAGAAGATACAGCAGGAGAAACGGCATCAGATGAAGATTTATATGGAGAAACCCTCTTCAGCAGAGGACCGCCAATTCAG GATCAACAAGGGAGCTACGTTGATTTTGTCTCAGCAGAAAGAGATGGACAATTTTGCTGAAGAAAGGGACAAACTTCTTAATAATCTTGAAACGAGGAAGGCCGAGTTGAAGCGGCAACGCTTCGAGGAAGATGTAAGGCTTGAGAAGAAGTTTGATGCAGACTTAAGTCAGCTGATGGAGAGATACACTAGAGGGAATGCACCAGATATGTCCTGA